A window of Lepus europaeus isolate LE1 chromosome 11, mLepTim1.pri, whole genome shotgun sequence contains these coding sequences:
- the LOXL1 gene encoding lysyl oxidase homolog 1 isoform X1, whose translation MDKARAGAGKESVGREARARGRAPRQPTGAPGLRGATMALTPAGWQLGALVWGACLCALVRGQGSDPARWRQLIQWENNGQVYSLLNSGSEYEPAGPRSAQGSSRVLLAGAPQAPPRRSHGSPRRRQAPSLPLPLPGRVGSDTVRGQARHPFGFGQVPDNWREVAVGDSTGMARARTSVSQQRHGGSASSSVSASAFATTYRQPPSFPQQQFPYPQAPYVSQYENYDPAARTYEQGFVYYRGAGGGLGAGAAAVASAGVLYPFQPRARYEEYGGGGGGEEQPEYPAQGFHPGAERPYAPQPQPQPPDGLDRRYSHSLYSEGAGGFEPAYPDPGPGPDAAPAGGGDPRLGWYPSYGNAPPEAYAPPRAPEPPQPPFRVLEPPYLPVRSSDAPPPPGAERNGAQQGRLSVGSVYRPSSNGRGLPDLVPDPSYVQASTYVQRAHLYSLRCAAEEKCLASTAYAPEATDYDMRVLLRFPQRVKNQGTADFLPNRPRHTWEWHSCHQHYHSMDEFSHYDLLDAATGKKVAEGHKASFCLEDSTCDFGNLKRYACTSHTQGLSPGCYDTYNADIDCQWIDITDVQPGNYILKVHVNPKYMVLESDFTNNVVRCNIHYTGRYVSTTNCKIVQS comes from the exons ATGGACAAAGCTAGAGCCGGGGCAGGCAAGGAGTCCGTGGGAAGAGAAGCGCGCGCGCGGGGGCGCGCTCCAAGACAGCCGACCGGTGCACCAGGCCTCCGCGGGGCCACCATGGCTCTGACCCCGGCCGGCTGGCAGCTGGGGGCCCTGGTGTGGGGCGCCTGCCTGTGCGCGCTGGTGCGCGGGCAGGGCTCGGACCCGGCGCGTTGGCGGCAGCTGATCCAATGGGAGAACAACGGGCAGGTGTACAGCCTGCTCAACTCGGGCTCCGAGTACGAGCCGGCGGGGCCTCGGAGCGCCCAGGGTAGCTCCCGAGTGCTGCTGGCCGGCGCGCCCCAGGCCCCGCCGCGGCGCAGCCACGGGAGCCCCCGGCGTCGCCAGgcgccctccctgcccctgcccctgcccgggcGCGTGGGCTCGGACACCGTGCGCGGCCAGGCGCGGCACCCGTTCGGCTTCGGCCAGGTGCCCGACAACTGGCGCGAGGTGGCCGTCGGGGACAGCACGGGCATGGCCCGGGCCCGCACCTCCGTCTCCCAGCAACGGCACGGGGGCTCCGCCTCCTCCTCGGTCTCGGCCTCGGCCTTCGCCACCACCTACCGCCAGCCGCCCTCCTTCCCACAGCAGCAGTTCCCCTACCCGCAAGCGCCCTACGTCAGCCAGTACGAGAACTATGACCCCGCGGCTCGGACCTACGAGCAGGGCTTCGTGTACTAccgcggcgcgggcggcggcctGGGCGCAGGGGCGGCGGCCGTGGCCTCGGCCGGGGTGCTCTACCCGTTCCAGCCGCGGGCGCGCTACGAGGAgtacggcggcggcggcggcggcgaggagCAGCCCGAGTACCCGGCGCAGGGCTTCCACCCGGGCGCCGAGAGGCCGTAcgcgccgcagccgcagccgcagcccccCGACGGCCTGGACCGCCGCTACTCGCACAGCCTGTACAGCGAGGGCGCCGGGGGCTTCGAGCCCGCCTACCCCGACCCCGGGCCCGGCCCCGACGCGGCGCCAGCCGGCGGCGGCGACCCCCGCCTCGGCTGGTACCCCTCCTACGGGAACGCGCCGCCTGAGGCCTATGCGCCGCCGCGCGCCCCGGAGCCGCCGCAGCCGCCCTTCCGCGTGCTGGAGCCGCCCTACCTGCCGGTGCGGAGCTCGGACGCGCCCCCGCCGCCCGGTGCGGAGCGCAACGGCGCGCAGCAAGGCCGCCTCAGCGTGGGCAGCGTGTACCGGCCCAGCTCCAACGGGCGCG GCCTCCCTGACCTGGTACCCGACCCCAGCTATGTGCAGGCGTCCACTTACGTGCAGAGAGCCCACCTGTACTCGCTGCGCTGTGCCGCCGAAGAGAAGTGTCTGGCCAG CACAGCCTACGCCCCCGAGGCCACCGACTACGACATGCGGGTGCTGCTGCGCTTCCCCCAGCGCGTGAAGAACCAGGGCACCGCGGACTTCCTGCCCAACCGCCCGCGGCACACCTGGGAGTGGCACAGCTGCCACCA ACACTACCACAGCATGGACGAGTTCAGCCACTATGACCTGCTGGACGCTGCCACGGGCAAGAAGGTGGCCGAGGGCCACAAGGCCAGCTTCTGCCTGGAAGACAGCACCTGTGACTTCGGCAACCTCAAGCGCTACGCGTGCACCTCCCACACGCAG GGCCTGAGCCCAGGCTGCTACGACACCTACAACGCCGACATCGACTGCCAGTGGATCGACATCACCGATGTGCAGCCGGGGAACTACATCCTCAAG GTGCACGTGAACCCCAAGTACATGGTCTTGGAGTCGGATTTCACCAACAACGTGGTGAGATGCAACATCCACTACACGGGTCGCTACGTCTCCACAACAAACTGCAAAATTGTCCA ATCCTGA
- the LOXL1 gene encoding lysyl oxidase homolog 1 isoform X2: MDKARAGAGKESVGREARARGRAPRQPTGAPGLRGATMALTPAGWQLGALVWGACLCALVRGQGSDPARWRQLIQWENNGQVYSLLNSGSEYEPAGPRSAQGSSRVLLAGAPQAPPRRSHGSPRRRQAPSLPLPLPGRVGSDTVRGQARHPFGFGQVPDNWREVAVGDSTGMARARTSVSQQRHGGSASSSVSASAFATTYRQPPSFPQQQFPYPQAPYVSQYENYDPAARTYEQGFVYYRGAGGGLGAGAAAVASAGVLYPFQPRARYEEYGGGGGGEEQPEYPAQGFHPGAERPYAPQPQPQPPDGLDRRYSHSLYSEGAGGFEPAYPDPGPGPDAAPAGGGDPRLGWYPSYGNAPPEAYAPPRAPEPPQPPFRVLEPPYLPVRSSDAPPPPGAERNGAQQGRLSVGSVYRPSSNGRGLPDLVPDPSYVQASTYVQRAHLYSLRCAAEEKCLASTAYAPEATDYDMRVLLRFPQRVKNQGTADFLPNRPRHTWEWHSCHQHYHSMDEFSHYDLLDAATGKKVAEGHKASFCLEDSTCDFGNLKRYACTSHTQGLSPGCYDTYNADIDCQWIDITDVQPGNYILKVHVNPKYMVLESDFTNNVVRCNIHYTGRYVSTTNCKIVQ; encoded by the exons ATGGACAAAGCTAGAGCCGGGGCAGGCAAGGAGTCCGTGGGAAGAGAAGCGCGCGCGCGGGGGCGCGCTCCAAGACAGCCGACCGGTGCACCAGGCCTCCGCGGGGCCACCATGGCTCTGACCCCGGCCGGCTGGCAGCTGGGGGCCCTGGTGTGGGGCGCCTGCCTGTGCGCGCTGGTGCGCGGGCAGGGCTCGGACCCGGCGCGTTGGCGGCAGCTGATCCAATGGGAGAACAACGGGCAGGTGTACAGCCTGCTCAACTCGGGCTCCGAGTACGAGCCGGCGGGGCCTCGGAGCGCCCAGGGTAGCTCCCGAGTGCTGCTGGCCGGCGCGCCCCAGGCCCCGCCGCGGCGCAGCCACGGGAGCCCCCGGCGTCGCCAGgcgccctccctgcccctgcccctgcccgggcGCGTGGGCTCGGACACCGTGCGCGGCCAGGCGCGGCACCCGTTCGGCTTCGGCCAGGTGCCCGACAACTGGCGCGAGGTGGCCGTCGGGGACAGCACGGGCATGGCCCGGGCCCGCACCTCCGTCTCCCAGCAACGGCACGGGGGCTCCGCCTCCTCCTCGGTCTCGGCCTCGGCCTTCGCCACCACCTACCGCCAGCCGCCCTCCTTCCCACAGCAGCAGTTCCCCTACCCGCAAGCGCCCTACGTCAGCCAGTACGAGAACTATGACCCCGCGGCTCGGACCTACGAGCAGGGCTTCGTGTACTAccgcggcgcgggcggcggcctGGGCGCAGGGGCGGCGGCCGTGGCCTCGGCCGGGGTGCTCTACCCGTTCCAGCCGCGGGCGCGCTACGAGGAgtacggcggcggcggcggcggcgaggagCAGCCCGAGTACCCGGCGCAGGGCTTCCACCCGGGCGCCGAGAGGCCGTAcgcgccgcagccgcagccgcagcccccCGACGGCCTGGACCGCCGCTACTCGCACAGCCTGTACAGCGAGGGCGCCGGGGGCTTCGAGCCCGCCTACCCCGACCCCGGGCCCGGCCCCGACGCGGCGCCAGCCGGCGGCGGCGACCCCCGCCTCGGCTGGTACCCCTCCTACGGGAACGCGCCGCCTGAGGCCTATGCGCCGCCGCGCGCCCCGGAGCCGCCGCAGCCGCCCTTCCGCGTGCTGGAGCCGCCCTACCTGCCGGTGCGGAGCTCGGACGCGCCCCCGCCGCCCGGTGCGGAGCGCAACGGCGCGCAGCAAGGCCGCCTCAGCGTGGGCAGCGTGTACCGGCCCAGCTCCAACGGGCGCG GCCTCCCTGACCTGGTACCCGACCCCAGCTATGTGCAGGCGTCCACTTACGTGCAGAGAGCCCACCTGTACTCGCTGCGCTGTGCCGCCGAAGAGAAGTGTCTGGCCAG CACAGCCTACGCCCCCGAGGCCACCGACTACGACATGCGGGTGCTGCTGCGCTTCCCCCAGCGCGTGAAGAACCAGGGCACCGCGGACTTCCTGCCCAACCGCCCGCGGCACACCTGGGAGTGGCACAGCTGCCACCA ACACTACCACAGCATGGACGAGTTCAGCCACTATGACCTGCTGGACGCTGCCACGGGCAAGAAGGTGGCCGAGGGCCACAAGGCCAGCTTCTGCCTGGAAGACAGCACCTGTGACTTCGGCAACCTCAAGCGCTACGCGTGCACCTCCCACACGCAG GGCCTGAGCCCAGGCTGCTACGACACCTACAACGCCGACATCGACTGCCAGTGGATCGACATCACCGATGTGCAGCCGGGGAACTACATCCTCAAG GTGCACGTGAACCCCAAGTACATGGTCTTGGAGTCGGATTTCACCAACAACGTGGTGAGATGCAACATCCACTACACGGGTCGCTACGTCTCCACAACAAACTGCAAAATTGTCCAGTAA